Proteins encoded in a region of the Myxococcales bacterium genome:
- a CDS encoding peptidylprolyl isomerase — protein MARLPMLDLFRKRGLTSVVYGAIIVATILVFVIGFRPNSGQKLGSIKEECVGEVHGFCIDPRTQRASYRLLIPRGKSGEMLTARAEGMGLGKISLDGLIERELFIAEAHRLGLSVSDEEVTESIYNGFILVSVPSDNPQLGYTLGVRDGRINPGLYGAFRDPKTKRFDTKVYERTVRSMTGRSPSDFREWQQRELLAARMRDLVRTPVRVSEQEGWDRYLEEKSTSALNYVHVRATYMEKYGVTATPADVEAWAKDATNAATVEGATIRHVLVKISKGAKDDEKAAAKARLEKAIERIKKGEAFADVAREVSQDPGSAMRGGDVGTKTDGFVEPFKKAADAIKAGEMTGVVETTYGFHVIRKDDDAKEKRKKAYLKAKSLEAAKDLASKIHASVKGGKSAEDASREALAPLVALAAKAPAPTPTPAPARPAGPKDAGADASTSGDGGAPPPKAPTPDTDQERPQPLTGASFNRQGSPIPGLSGDTETKVRLFAFDAKAGALMDEPLRVDDGFMVVLIREQKPVTRADFDKERDTYMAMLLAAKQAEALALYAKRLRESAKDAIKTHTELIVGQKRKGDAGPAPDEEDDGM, from the coding sequence ATGGCCCGCCTCCCCATGTTGGACCTCTTTCGCAAGCGCGGGCTCACGTCGGTCGTGTACGGCGCAATCATCGTCGCGACCATCCTCGTCTTCGTGATCGGCTTTCGCCCGAACTCTGGCCAGAAGCTCGGCTCGATCAAGGAAGAGTGCGTGGGCGAGGTCCACGGCTTCTGCATCGACCCGCGCACCCAGCGGGCCTCGTACCGGCTGCTCATCCCCCGCGGGAAGTCCGGCGAGATGCTCACGGCGCGCGCCGAGGGCATGGGGCTCGGCAAGATCTCGCTCGACGGCCTCATCGAGCGAGAGCTCTTCATCGCCGAGGCCCACCGCCTTGGCCTCAGCGTGAGCGACGAAGAGGTCACCGAGTCGATCTACAACGGCTTCATCTTGGTCAGCGTCCCCTCCGACAATCCGCAGCTCGGCTACACTCTCGGAGTTCGCGACGGCCGCATCAACCCTGGCCTGTACGGCGCGTTCCGCGATCCGAAGACCAAGCGCTTCGACACGAAGGTGTACGAGCGCACCGTCCGCTCGATGACGGGGCGCTCGCCCTCCGACTTCCGCGAGTGGCAGCAGCGCGAGCTGCTCGCCGCGCGCATGCGCGATCTCGTGCGTACGCCCGTGCGCGTGTCGGAGCAGGAGGGGTGGGACCGCTACCTCGAAGAGAAGTCCACCTCGGCCCTGAACTACGTCCACGTCCGCGCCACGTACATGGAGAAGTACGGCGTGACGGCGACCCCGGCCGACGTCGAGGCCTGGGCGAAGGACGCGACGAACGCCGCCACCGTCGAAGGCGCGACCATCCGCCACGTGCTCGTGAAGATCAGCAAGGGCGCGAAGGACGACGAGAAGGCCGCGGCGAAGGCTCGGCTGGAGAAGGCCATCGAGCGCATCAAGAAGGGCGAGGCCTTCGCCGACGTCGCCCGCGAGGTCTCGCAAGACCCCGGCAGCGCGATGCGCGGCGGCGACGTGGGCACCAAGACCGACGGGTTCGTCGAGCCCTTCAAGAAGGCCGCCGACGCCATCAAGGCCGGCGAGATGACGGGCGTGGTCGAGACGACCTACGGGTTCCACGTCATCCGCAAGGACGACGACGCGAAGGAGAAACGCAAGAAGGCGTATCTCAAGGCGAAGTCGCTCGAAGCCGCGAAGGACCTGGCCTCGAAAATCCACGCGAGCGTCAAGGGCGGGAAATCGGCCGAAGACGCCAGCCGCGAGGCCCTCGCCCCGCTCGTTGCCCTCGCGGCGAAGGCGCCCGCGCCCACGCCCACGCCCGCGCCCGCGCGCCCCGCCGGACCGAAGGACGCAGGGGCCGACGCCTCGACCAGCGGCGACGGCGGCGCGCCTCCGCCCAAGGCGCCTACCCCCGACACCGATCAGGAGCGACCGCAGCCCCTCACGGGCGCGTCGTTCAACCGCCAGGGCTCGCCCATCCCGGGCCTCTCGGGCGACACGGAGACCAAGGTCCGTTTGTTCGCGTTCGACGCGAAGGCGGGCGCGCTCATGGACGAGCCGCTCCGCGTCGACGACGGGTTCATGGTGGTGCTGATCCGCGAGCAGAAGCCCGTGACCCGCGCCGACTTCGACAAGGAGCGCGACACGTATATGGCGATGCTCCTGGCGGCCAAGCAGGCCGAGGCGCTCGCGCTCTACGCGAAGCGTCTTCGCGAGTCCGCCAAGGACGCCATCAAGACGCACACGGAGCTGATCGTCGGGCAGAAGCGCAAGGGCGACGCGGGCCCCGCGCCCGACGAAGAAGACGACGGCATGTGA
- a CDS encoding insulinase family protein, whose amino-acid sequence MPPIPYETFTLSNGLVGVVVPQPSLHRAHVALHVRVGSRFETAATNGLSHFLEHMLYRGTSTLRSAHEVNLAFESLGSFLYAATHSDFGVFSVTLPPESLGPACRHFGEVLTGPAFLDIELEKGIVCEEILEDLDDEGRQVDADNLSRELIFGADHPLGFTITGDEARVRSFDLAMLKEHHARHYTAENSVLCFSGNVTVAEARALGEECFAGLARGPRVEPEAFRPSQRKARVKLVENMASQTELRISLRAFSESSAERPAIDTMMRVLDDGMSTRLYHRICDAQGLCYDVGASFDGYEDQGVIDFAAGTLHARTTQVAGEILALLRELAEHGPTDAELDKARRRNAWDVEAMLDSPEDIGSFYAGGMLFQRFETLHDRLERNAAVTREDVRDVCARLAEPGRLNVLAVGILEGGEGKRLSQLVKAFR is encoded by the coding sequence TTGCCGCCGATTCCGTACGAGACCTTCACGCTCTCGAACGGGCTCGTCGGCGTCGTCGTCCCCCAGCCGAGCCTCCACCGCGCGCACGTGGCGCTCCACGTGCGCGTGGGGTCGCGCTTCGAGACGGCCGCGACCAACGGGCTCTCTCACTTCCTGGAGCACATGCTCTATCGAGGGACCTCCACGCTCCGCAGCGCGCACGAGGTGAACCTCGCGTTCGAGTCGCTCGGCAGCTTCCTCTACGCCGCGACCCACTCCGACTTCGGCGTGTTCTCGGTCACCCTCCCGCCCGAGAGCCTCGGGCCGGCGTGCCGACATTTCGGCGAGGTGCTCACGGGCCCGGCGTTCCTCGACATCGAGCTCGAGAAGGGCATCGTGTGCGAGGAAATCCTGGAAGATCTCGACGACGAAGGGCGCCAGGTCGACGCCGACAATCTCTCGCGAGAGCTCATCTTCGGCGCCGATCACCCGCTCGGCTTCACCATCACGGGCGACGAGGCGCGCGTGCGTTCGTTCGACCTCGCCATGCTGAAGGAGCACCACGCGCGGCACTACACGGCGGAGAACTCGGTGCTCTGCTTCTCCGGGAACGTCACGGTGGCCGAGGCCCGCGCGCTCGGCGAGGAGTGCTTCGCGGGGCTCGCGCGCGGCCCGCGGGTGGAGCCGGAGGCGTTCCGCCCCTCGCAGCGCAAGGCGCGCGTGAAGCTCGTGGAGAACATGGCGAGCCAGACCGAGCTCCGCATCTCGCTCCGCGCGTTCTCCGAGTCGAGCGCGGAGCGCCCCGCCATCGACACCATGATGCGGGTGCTTGACGACGGAATGTCCACGCGGCTCTACCACCGCATCTGCGACGCGCAGGGGCTCTGCTACGACGTCGGGGCCTCGTTCGATGGCTACGAAGACCAGGGCGTCATCGACTTCGCCGCGGGGACGCTCCACGCGCGCACCACCCAGGTGGCCGGGGAGATCCTCGCGCTGCTCCGCGAGCTCGCGGAGCACGGCCCCACCGACGCGGAGCTCGACAAGGCGCGCCGCCGGAACGCGTGGGACGTCGAGGCCATGCTCGACTCGCCCGAAGACATCGGCAGCTTCTATGCGGGCGGGATGCTGTTCCAGCGCTTCGAGACCCTGCACGATCGACTGGAACGAAACGCGGCGGTCACGCGCGAAGATGTGCGCGACGTGTGCGCGCGCCTCGCCGAGCCCGGACGCCTGAACGTGCTGGCGGTCGGCATCCTCGAGGGCGGCGAGGGCAAGCGGCTCTCACAGCTCGTCAAGGCGTTCCGCTAG
- a CDS encoding alpha/beta hydrolase, with translation MNPRELSIRANDLVQSVLEWAPAAPEGEVASAPPTVVLLHGFMDAAGTWGEVAPSLVAAGFRVLAPHQRGFGRAPRVPEGGYYYFPDYVFDLADVVDACVPRASASEAPPRVSVVGHSMGGTVATLYAGSFPERIERLALLEGTGPFDNPFETAPIRMRRWIEDVRRARTASARPVGTHEDVLARLVQNHSGVKPEVLARRVPELARVGEDGVLSWLADPLHRTLSPMPFYVEAYKAFARRVACPVLSVDGGPSGFQPPDESDRLACFASVRRETLAGAGHMLHWTEPGAVSALLVDFLGPARDVRV, from the coding sequence ATGAACCCTCGCGAGCTCTCGATCCGGGCCAACGACCTCGTTCAGTCCGTGCTCGAGTGGGCGCCCGCCGCCCCCGAGGGCGAGGTCGCGTCGGCCCCCCCTACGGTGGTGCTTCTCCATGGCTTCATGGACGCCGCGGGCACCTGGGGCGAAGTCGCTCCGTCGCTCGTCGCCGCGGGCTTCCGCGTGCTCGCGCCGCACCAGCGCGGCTTCGGGCGTGCGCCCCGCGTGCCCGAGGGCGGCTACTACTACTTCCCCGACTACGTCTTCGACCTCGCGGACGTCGTCGACGCGTGCGTGCCGCGCGCGAGCGCCTCCGAAGCGCCGCCCCGCGTGTCGGTGGTCGGTCACTCGATGGGGGGCACCGTCGCCACCCTCTACGCGGGCTCGTTCCCCGAGCGGATCGAGCGGCTCGCCTTGCTCGAGGGCACGGGGCCGTTCGACAACCCGTTCGAGACGGCCCCCATCCGCATGCGGCGCTGGATCGAGGACGTGCGCCGCGCGCGTACAGCGAGCGCGCGGCCTGTCGGCACCCACGAGGACGTGCTCGCGCGCCTTGTCCAGAACCACAGCGGCGTCAAGCCAGAGGTCCTCGCGCGGCGCGTGCCCGAGCTCGCGCGGGTGGGCGAAGACGGCGTGCTGTCGTGGCTGGCCGATCCGCTCCATCGCACGCTCTCGCCCATGCCGTTCTACGTCGAGGCCTACAAGGCCTTCGCGCGCCGGGTCGCGTGCCCGGTGCTCTCCGTCGACGGTGGCCCGAGCGGGTTCCAGCCGCCTGACGAGTCCGATCGCCTCGCGTGCTTCGCGTCCGTGCGACGGGAGACCCTGGCGGGGGCCGGGCACATGCTCCACTGGACCGAGCCTGGCGCCGTCAGCGCGCTGCTCGTCGACTTCTTGGGCCCTGCGCGGGACGTTCGCGTGTAG
- a CDS encoding mechanosensitive ion channel family protein, giving the protein MAQRLDTLGAFWTADGMLLPLAALLLVVLTATLPPGSRRKLLVPLAFFALHLVVALGAALAVGSLRTRLELLALFLLTMTTARGAGLFVSESSLTKRVIPPMPKIFEDLLQAFLYALAVLATLRLGGVDMGSLFATSAVLSAVVGFALQDTLGNVFAGLSVQAQKAFNVGDWVEVDGSLGRVLEIGWRATKLRTLDEVDILVPNGALARHTIRNFTKPTDVSRRSIQLSAAYDAPPERVKAVALSALEGIPDALTDPAPSVVLSGFGDSGVLYTLYYFTRAFALATWTDSAVREHVWYAFRRAGITIPFPQRDLHVIDTSKEARAALATARAGEREAALATVAFFALIPSDALRALADRCTSRLYAAGETILRQGDPGDDLFVVLRGEVVVLLEASLAGTRPVEIARLGKDQFFGEMSLMTGARRAATIRATQECELLVVGHNALRPLLTAHPELVERLSLMLAKRQLELDERQLELPVEAKADLDARSTEILGKIRAFFGSSE; this is encoded by the coding sequence GTGGCTCAGCGGCTCGACACCCTCGGTGCGTTCTGGACGGCCGACGGCATGCTCCTGCCGCTCGCGGCCTTGCTGCTCGTCGTGCTGACCGCGACCCTGCCCCCGGGGTCGCGCCGCAAGCTCCTCGTTCCGCTCGCGTTCTTCGCGCTCCACCTCGTGGTGGCGCTCGGGGCGGCGCTCGCCGTGGGTTCCCTCCGGACGCGCCTCGAGCTGCTGGCGCTCTTCTTGCTGACGATGACGACCGCGCGCGGGGCGGGCCTCTTCGTCTCGGAGTCGAGCCTCACGAAGCGCGTCATCCCCCCGATGCCGAAGATCTTCGAGGACCTGCTCCAGGCGTTCCTCTACGCCCTCGCGGTGCTCGCGACGCTGCGGCTCGGCGGGGTCGACATGGGGTCGCTCTTCGCGACCAGCGCCGTGCTCTCGGCCGTCGTCGGCTTTGCCCTCCAAGACACGCTCGGCAACGTCTTCGCAGGTCTCTCGGTGCAGGCGCAGAAGGCCTTCAACGTGGGCGACTGGGTGGAGGTCGACGGCAGCCTCGGCCGCGTCCTCGAGATCGGCTGGCGCGCGACGAAGCTGCGCACGCTCGACGAGGTGGACATCCTCGTGCCGAACGGCGCGCTCGCTCGCCACACGATCCGCAATTTCACGAAGCCCACCGACGTGTCTCGGCGTTCGATCCAGCTGTCCGCGGCCTACGACGCGCCGCCTGAGCGCGTCAAGGCCGTGGCGCTCTCGGCGCTCGAGGGCATCCCCGACGCGCTGACCGATCCCGCGCCGAGCGTGGTGCTCTCGGGGTTCGGCGACAGCGGCGTGCTCTACACGCTCTATTACTTCACGCGCGCCTTCGCGCTCGCCACGTGGACCGACTCGGCCGTGCGCGAGCACGTGTGGTACGCGTTCCGGCGCGCCGGCATCACCATCCCGTTCCCGCAGCGCGACCTCCACGTGATCGACACGTCCAAGGAGGCCCGCGCTGCGCTCGCCACGGCGCGAGCGGGGGAGCGCGAGGCCGCGCTCGCGACGGTGGCCTTCTTCGCGCTCATCCCGAGCGACGCGCTGCGCGCCCTCGCCGACCGCTGCACGAGCCGGCTCTACGCGGCCGGCGAGACCATCTTGCGCCAGGGCGATCCGGGCGACGACCTCTTCGTGGTCCTCCGGGGCGAGGTCGTCGTGCTGCTCGAGGCGTCGCTGGCGGGGACGAGACCTGTCGAGATCGCGCGGCTTGGGAAGGACCAGTTCTTCGGCGAGATGTCGCTCATGACGGGGGCGCGGCGGGCAGCCACGATCCGCGCGACCCAAGAGTGCGAGCTGCTCGTGGTCGGCCACAACGCCCTGAGGCCGCTCCTCACGGCGCACCCCGAGCTGGTCGAGCGGCTCAGCCTGATGCTCGCCAAGCGGCAGCTCGAGCTCGACGAGCGCCAGCTCGAGCTGCCGGTCGAGGCGAAGGCCGACCTCGACGCCCGCTCCACGGAGATCCTCGGGAAGATCCGCGCGTTCTTCGGGTCGTCCGAGTGA
- a CDS encoding glutathione S-transferase family protein gives MAIEIFWGSGSGPSWRVLLALAVKGVPYESRLLSFSKGEHRSAEIVAMNPRGKVPVLRDGAFSLSESLAILTYLDRRFPSPPLFGETPEEAGQILRAIMNHECYALAALAAFSRPLLFNRLDAQRDQVLLAIDGARAELSALEADLESRAFLITEALSAADLFVYPQVKTFERALGKPGADTLDHELGPFSAVFPRIAAWCGRIEALPGYDATFPPHWREG, from the coding sequence ATGGCGATCGAGATCTTTTGGGGAAGTGGCAGCGGTCCGTCGTGGCGGGTGCTCCTCGCGCTCGCGGTGAAGGGCGTGCCGTACGAGTCGCGGCTGCTGTCGTTCTCGAAGGGAGAGCACAGATCCGCCGAGATCGTGGCGATGAACCCGCGGGGGAAGGTGCCGGTCCTGCGCGACGGCGCGTTCTCGCTGAGCGAGTCACTCGCCATCCTGACCTACCTCGATCGGCGCTTCCCCTCACCGCCGCTCTTCGGCGAGACGCCGGAAGAGGCCGGGCAAATCCTGCGCGCGATCATGAACCACGAGTGCTACGCGCTCGCGGCGCTCGCGGCGTTCAGCCGGCCGCTATTGTTCAACCGCCTCGACGCCCAGCGCGATCAGGTGCTGCTCGCGATCGACGGCGCCCGGGCGGAGCTGTCCGCGCTCGAGGCCGACCTCGAGTCGCGCGCGTTCCTCATCACCGAGGCGCTCTCGGCCGCCGACCTGTTCGTTTACCCGCAGGTCAAGACCTTCGAGCGCGCCCTCGGGAAGCCGGGGGCCGACACGCTCGACCACGAGCTCGGCCCATTCTCCGCGGTGTTTCCCCGCATCGCCGCGTGGTGCGGGCGCATCGAGGCGCTCCCGGGCTACGACGCCACGTTCCCGCCCCACTGGCGCGAAGGCTGA
- a CDS encoding HlyD family efflux transporter periplasmic adaptor subunit: MIKNAAALLLAFAAVGCAKRSEPPPGYQGVVELDERVVAAEVSGRVTRVAVHRGDPAASGALLATLDDSLARLARDARAHEAEAARAELALLRAGARREDLGSLAAQARAAAASQAWLAKNVERARALRDAGAVPEGELDRAEAELARSTAEHQALEQRVAGARAGARPQELARAAERVAALEATLALEDARLARYSVRSGSAGGSAGGGEGGGDAGAADATPSVSSGADTGAAMVVLETHVEPGELAGVGAPIATLGDTLHPYVDVFVPQAKLGPLRAGHRGTLRVDASTEAFPCAVEHVSRATEFTPRFLFSERERANLVVRVRVRVDDPARRLHAGVPAFVELLP, encoded by the coding sequence ATGATAAAGAACGCCGCGGCCCTGCTGCTCGCGTTCGCCGCCGTCGGGTGCGCGAAGCGCAGCGAGCCGCCTCCGGGCTACCAGGGCGTCGTCGAGCTCGATGAGCGCGTGGTCGCCGCGGAGGTGTCCGGCCGCGTCACGCGCGTCGCTGTGCACCGGGGCGATCCGGCAGCCAGCGGAGCGCTCCTCGCCACCCTCGACGACTCGCTAGCCCGGCTCGCCCGCGACGCGCGCGCCCACGAGGCCGAGGCGGCGCGCGCCGAGCTCGCGCTCCTCCGCGCGGGGGCACGACGCGAGGACCTCGGTTCGCTCGCGGCGCAAGCGCGAGCCGCCGCGGCGTCGCAGGCGTGGCTCGCGAAGAACGTCGAACGCGCGCGCGCGCTGCGCGACGCAGGGGCCGTGCCCGAGGGAGAGCTCGATCGCGCCGAGGCCGAGCTCGCGCGGAGCACGGCGGAGCACCAGGCCCTCGAGCAGCGCGTCGCCGGGGCGCGCGCGGGTGCCAGGCCACAGGAGCTCGCGCGCGCCGCCGAACGGGTCGCGGCGCTCGAGGCGACGCTGGCCCTCGAGGACGCGCGCCTCGCTCGCTACTCCGTGCGGTCAGGGAGCGCGGGCGGGAGCGCGGGCGGGGGCGAGGGCGGGGGCGACGCGGGCGCGGCGGACGCGACGCCGTCCGTGAGCTCCGGCGCCGACACGGGCGCGGCGATGGTCGTGCTCGAGACCCACGTGGAGCCAGGCGAGCTCGCCGGCGTGGGGGCGCCCATCGCGACGCTCGGCGACACGCTCCACCCGTACGTCGACGTGTTCGTGCCTCAGGCGAAGCTCGGCCCCCTCCGCGCAGGTCACCGCGGCACGCTCCGCGTCGACGCCTCGACGGAGGCGTTCCCCTGCGCGGTCGAGCACGTCTCGCGCGCCACCGAGTTCACGCCCCGCTTTCTCTTCAGCGAGCGCGAGCGCGCGAACCTCGTGGTGCGGGTGCGCGTGCGGGTCGACGACCCCGCGCGACGGCTCCACGCCGGCGTGCCCGCGTTCGTGGAGCTTCTGCCATGA
- a CDS encoding ABC transporter ATP-binding protein, protein MTAAEAPAHPGDVIIHTEHLARRFGALVAVRDISLDVHRGEIFGVLGPNGAGKSTTIRMLCGILDPTGGKGTVVGFDIARESERIKERIGYMTQRFSLYEDLTVSENLRFYAGIYGVPLFKRRARVDEVLGLTGLTARRSQLAGTLSGGWKQRVALACATIHAPQLLFLDEPTAGVDPVSRRAFWDQIHQLSAEGTTVLLTTHYMDEAERCHRLSFIFRGALLDVGTPGQIVERRALRVVEIEIARATEVAAALRRRPEVEEVAHYGHVLRVATRDGADPEDVAREVAASVGAELSAARPARVTVEDAFVAMVRADEASSAGGAEAS, encoded by the coding sequence ATGACCGCCGCGGAGGCGCCTGCTCACCCTGGGGACGTCATCATCCACACCGAGCACCTCGCCCGTCGGTTCGGCGCGCTCGTGGCGGTGCGCGACATCTCGCTCGACGTCCACCGCGGCGAGATCTTCGGGGTGCTCGGGCCCAACGGCGCGGGCAAGTCGACGACCATCCGCATGCTCTGCGGCATCCTCGACCCCACGGGAGGCAAGGGCACCGTCGTCGGCTTCGACATCGCGCGGGAGTCGGAGCGCATCAAGGAGCGCATCGGCTACATGACCCAGCGCTTCAGCCTCTACGAGGACCTGACCGTCAGCGAAAACCTGAGGTTTTACGCGGGCATCTACGGCGTTCCGCTCTTCAAACGCCGCGCGAGGGTCGACGAGGTGCTCGGCCTCACGGGCCTCACGGCGCGGCGCTCGCAGCTCGCCGGGACGCTCTCTGGGGGGTGGAAGCAGCGCGTCGCGCTCGCGTGCGCGACCATCCACGCGCCGCAGCTCCTCTTCCTGGACGAGCCGACCGCCGGCGTCGATCCCGTGAGCCGCCGCGCGTTCTGGGACCAGATCCATCAGCTCTCCGCCGAGGGCACGACCGTCCTCTTGACGACGCACTACATGGACGAGGCCGAGCGCTGTCACCGCCTGTCCTTCATTTTCCGCGGTGCCCTCCTCGACGTCGGCACCCCCGGGCAGATCGTGGAGCGGCGAGCGCTCCGCGTGGTCGAGATTGAGATCGCGCGCGCGACCGAGGTGGCGGCCGCGCTCCGGCGGCGCCCGGAGGTCGAGGAGGTGGCGCACTACGGCCACGTGCTGCGCGTGGCCACCCGCGACGGCGCCGATCCCGAAGACGTCGCGCGCGAGGTCGCCGCCAGTGTGGGCGCGGAGCTCTCCGCGGCGCGCCCGGCGCGCGTGACGGTCGAGGACGCGTTCGTGGCGATGGTGCGGGCCGACGAGGCGAGCTCGGCGGGCGGGGCAGAGGCGTCATGA
- a CDS encoding ABC transporter permease: protein MRGRALVIAWKELLQLRRDRLTLAMMIVLPVAQLLLFGYAINTDVRHIPTVVFDQDRSAASRDLARSMQATGFYDLVGEVGSYEEIDRAMRSGQARIGLVVPARFASDVTRGKPTSVQLVVDGSDPQIVASGLNTASSLVLARSSRVLVTRLGRAGAPLAGEPMRLEPLTLYNPDLRTAVFVVPGLVGVILTMTMVMLTAMALARERERGTLEQLIVSPVKKLELVVGKILPYIGIGYVQMSLILAAGHFVFAVPIVGSLPLLYALASLFIAANLALGLFFSTLAKTQQQAMQMSFFFILPNILLSGFMFPFEAMPRPAQWIAQGLPLTHFLRIVRGIVLKGSTFPDLLGELVWLACILSALVALASARFSKKLG from the coding sequence ATGAGGGGGCGGGCGCTCGTCATCGCGTGGAAGGAGCTGCTCCAGCTCCGACGCGATCGCCTCACCCTCGCGATGATGATCGTGCTGCCCGTCGCGCAGCTCTTGCTCTTCGGGTACGCGATCAACACCGACGTCCGCCACATCCCCACCGTGGTCTTCGACCAAGACCGCTCCGCCGCCTCGCGTGACCTCGCGAGGAGCATGCAGGCTACAGGTTTCTACGATCTCGTCGGGGAGGTGGGCAGCTACGAGGAGATCGATCGCGCGATGCGCTCGGGTCAGGCGCGGATCGGCCTGGTCGTACCTGCGCGCTTCGCCTCCGACGTCACGCGGGGCAAGCCTACGTCCGTCCAGCTCGTGGTCGACGGGTCTGACCCACAGATCGTGGCGAGCGGCCTCAACACGGCGAGCTCGCTCGTGCTCGCGCGCTCGAGCCGCGTCTTGGTCACGCGCCTCGGACGCGCCGGCGCGCCGCTCGCGGGCGAGCCGATGCGCCTCGAGCCGCTCACGCTCTACAACCCCGACCTCCGGACGGCCGTCTTCGTGGTGCCGGGCCTCGTGGGCGTAATCTTGACGATGACGATGGTCATGCTGACGGCGATGGCCCTCGCCCGCGAGCGCGAGCGCGGCACCCTCGAGCAGCTCATCGTGTCGCCCGTGAAGAAGCTCGAGCTGGTGGTAGGGAAGATCCTCCCCTACATCGGCATCGGCTACGTGCAGATGAGCCTCATCCTCGCCGCGGGCCACTTCGTCTTCGCCGTGCCCATCGTGGGCTCGCTCCCCCTGCTTTACGCGCTCGCCTCCCTGTTCATCGCCGCGAACCTCGCGCTCGGTCTGTTCTTCTCCACGTTGGCGAAGACGCAGCAGCAAGCCATGCAGATGTCCTTCTTCTTCATCCTCCCGAACATCCTCCTGTCGGGCTTCATGTTCCCCTTCGAGGCCATGCCGCGCCCCGCGCAGTGGATCGCGCAGGGCCTCCCGCTCACACATTTTCTGCGTATCGTGCGCGGGATCGTCCTGAAAGGGAGCACGTTCCCCGACCTGCTGGGCGAGCTCGTCTGGCTCGCCTGCATCCTCTCCGCGCTGGTCGCGCTCGCGTCGGCGCGCTTCTCCAAGAAGCTCGGGTGA
- a CDS encoding TetR/AcrR family transcriptional regulator, whose protein sequence is MGRPRSDIGPRIVHAARERFLAEGVDGASLRTIAADAKTSVGMVYYYFPTKDDLFLAVVEEVYGALLRDLEEAILSAATVEARLRRASTRIGGASALELDVVRLVLREALVPSSRLDRLFARFTTGHIALLAGTLREGVAEGAVDATVPPPLLLLSTLAMVALPQLLVRAMGERAPALVGLPKGDELAEHLVRLLLHGIAPGAAVASPPPARAAPRRRRRPG, encoded by the coding sequence ATGGGGCGCCCGAGGAGCGACATCGGCCCCCGCATCGTCCACGCGGCGCGCGAGAGGTTCCTCGCGGAGGGCGTGGACGGCGCCTCCCTGCGGACGATCGCCGCCGACGCCAAGACCAGCGTCGGGATGGTCTACTACTACTTCCCGACGAAGGACGACCTCTTCCTCGCGGTCGTCGAGGAGGTGTACGGCGCCCTGCTCCGCGACCTCGAGGAGGCCATTTTGTCGGCGGCCACGGTCGAAGCGCGACTGCGCCGCGCCTCGACCCGCATCGGCGGCGCGAGCGCGCTCGAGCTCGACGTCGTGCGCTTGGTCCTCCGCGAGGCACTGGTCCCGTCCTCCCGCCTCGACCGGCTCTTCGCGCGGTTCACGACCGGGCACATCGCGCTGCTCGCGGGGACGCTCCGCGAGGGGGTCGCGGAGGGCGCGGTCGACGCGACCGTTCCGCCGCCTCTCCTGCTGCTCTCCACCCTCGCGATGGTGGCCCTGCCTCAGCTCCTCGTGCGGGCGATGGGCGAACGGGCCCCCGCGCTCGTCGGCCTTCCCAAAGGCGACGAGCTCGCCGAGCACTTGGTCCGGCTGCTCCTGCACGGGATCGCGCCCGGCGCCGCCGTGGCCAGCCCGCCGCCCGCGCGCGCCGCGCCTCGCCGACGCCGGAGACCGGGGTAG